One genomic segment of Mangifera indica cultivar Alphonso chromosome 6, CATAS_Mindica_2.1, whole genome shotgun sequence includes these proteins:
- the LOC123219374 gene encoding uncharacterized protein LOC123219374 isoform X4, whose translation MLSFSSRPLLLFRIDRLLRLKRTYLKPTPVDYLQGRCFYYNLSCNWKMDRTKEKSDVVYTVKKPKNNYLVWRPVSSQASFAEECSVNQVKVGSDDVSQTQEVTVGSEDIRQIQEVQCSTSSDVSDAQHVVKVEAVTEVTDSTLSSHTLSDDVEVRASIRHSEISAEKHSLSLEVVIGLSIIGASVIRFVKGREGSMQKKIEEEMGVKIIIPSSRKEDSIIIEGISLDSINKASERIQSIVNEAVNSPSLEYSHFISLPLAIHPELVDKLVNFQKSVLGIGDAHLDENADCDSSKDTSDNGDRDRKLNKRPSVVGDDNELVQVDVKSIDEKPDVAVECKVGDDNKHVEVDIKSIPLVSYTPKAAKSSFVSDLGIDKSIFIKPKTFHLTVLMLKLWNKDRVNAATEVLKSISSKVKDALDNRPIFVRLKGLDCMRGSLAKARVVYAPVEEIGDDGRLLRACQVIIDAFNEAGLVLEKDAKQKLKLHATVMNARHQKRKSGTRKLDSFDARDIFKQYGSEEWGEYIIREAHLSQRFLFDESGYYHCCASVPFPEDMKAN comes from the exons ATGTTGAGTTTCAGCAGCAGGCCTCTCCTGCTTTTCAG AATAGACCGTTTACTGAGATTAAAACGCACTTATTTGAAACCAACTCCGGTTGATTACCTTCAG GGACGCTGTTTTTACTATAATTTGAGCTGTAATTGGAAGATGGATAGGACAAAAGAAAAGTCAGATGTTGTGTACACGGTCAAAAAGCCAAAAAACAATTATCTTGTATGGAGACCCGTCAGTAGTCAAGCCAGTTTCGCTGAAG AATGCTCAGTAAACCAAGTGAAAGTTGGTTCAGATGATGTTAGTCAAACACAAGAAGTGACAGTTGGGTCAGAAGATATAAGACAAATTCAAGAAGTGCAGTGCAGCACATCGAGTGATGTTTCAGATGCTCAACATGTTGTGAAGGTTGAAGCAGTGACTGAAGTAACTGACTCAACACTCAGTTCTCATACATTGTCGGATGATGTTGAGGTTAGAGCATCAATAAGACACTCAGAGATTTCAGCTGAAAAGCATTCACTTTCACTAGAGGTAGTGATTGGCTTGTCAATA ATTGGTGCCTCTGTAATTCGATTTGTCAAGGGAAGAGA GGGATCCATgcagaaaaaaattgaagaggagATGGGAGTTAAGATTATCATTCCATCATCAAGGAAGGAGGATTCGATAA TCATCGAAGGCATTTCATTGGATAGTATAAATAAAGCTTCAGAAAGGATACAATCCATTGTTAATGAG gCAGTCAATAGCCCAAGTCTTGAGTACTCACACTTTATATCTCTTCCATTAGCTATTCATCCAGAACTGGTTGATAAgcttgttaattttcaaaaatctgtCCTGGGAATTGGTGATGCCCACCTAGATGAGAATGCAGATTGTGATTCTAGCAAGGATACTTCTGACAATGGAGACAGGGACCGAAAGTTGAATAAAAGACCTAGTGTAGTTGGAGATGACAATGAGCTTGTTCAAGTGGATGTAAAGAGCATAGATGAAAAACCTGATGTTGCAGTTGAGTGTAAAGTTGGAGATGACAATAAGCATGTTGAAGTGGACATAAAGAGTATACCTCTTGTTAGTTACACGCCTAAAGCAGCAAAGTCTTCCTTTGTATCTG ACTTGGGAATCGACAAGTCCAtatttattaaaccaaaaaccTTTCACTTAACAGTGCTGATGTTGAAGTTGTGGAACAAGGACCGAGTTAATGCAGCTACGGAGGTTTTGAAG AGTATTTCCTCAAAAGTGAAGGATGCCTTGGATAATCGACCCATCTTTGTAAGACTAAAGGGGCTG GATTGCATGAGAGGTTCTTTGGCCAAAGCTCGTGTTGTCTATGCTCCAGTGGAAGAAATAGGTGATGATGGTCGACTTCTCCGTGCATGTC AAGTCATTATTGATGCATTTAATGAAGCTGGACTTGTGCTTGAGAAAGATGCTAAACAGAAATTGAAG TTGCACGCAACTGTAATGAATGCAAGGCATCAGAAAAG GAAGAGTGGGACAAGAAAGCTCGATTCGTTTGATGCACGAGACATTTTCAAGCAATATGGATCTGAGGAATGGGGAGAGTATATTATCCGTGAGGCTCATCTTTCACAGAgatttttatttgatgaaagTGGATATTATCATTGCTGTGCTTCAGTACCTTTTCCTGAAGATATGAAAGCAAACTGA
- the LOC123219374 gene encoding uncharacterized protein LOC123219374 isoform X9: MLSFSSRPLLLFRIDRLLRLKRTYLKPTPVDYLQGRCFYYNLSCNWKMDRTKEKSDVVYTVKKPKNNYLVWRPVSSQASFAEECSVNQVKVGSDDVSQTQEVTVGSEDIRQIQEVQCSTSSDVSDAQHVVKVEAVTEVTDSTLSSHTLSDDVEVRASIRHSEISAEKHSLSLEIGASVIRFVKGREGSMQKKIEEEMGVKIIIPSSRKEDSIIIEGISLDSINKASERIQSIVNEAVNSPSLEYSHFISLPLAIHPELVDKLVNFQKSVLGIGDAHLDENADCDSSKDTSDNGDRDRKLNKRPSVVGDDNELVQVDVKSIDEKPDVAVECKVGDDNKHVEVDIKSIPLVSYTPKAAKSSFVSDLGIDKSIFIKPKTFHLTVLMLKLWNKDRVNAATEVLKSISSKVKDALDNRPIFVRLKGLDCMRGSLAKARVVYAPVEEIGDDGRLLRACQVIIDAFNEAGLVLEKDAKQKLKLHATVMNARHQKRLYRKSGTRKLDSFDARDIFKQYGSEEWGEYIIREAHLSQRFLFDESGYYHCCASVPFPEDMKAN, translated from the exons ATGTTGAGTTTCAGCAGCAGGCCTCTCCTGCTTTTCAG AATAGACCGTTTACTGAGATTAAAACGCACTTATTTGAAACCAACTCCGGTTGATTACCTTCAG GGACGCTGTTTTTACTATAATTTGAGCTGTAATTGGAAGATGGATAGGACAAAAGAAAAGTCAGATGTTGTGTACACGGTCAAAAAGCCAAAAAACAATTATCTTGTATGGAGACCCGTCAGTAGTCAAGCCAGTTTCGCTGAAG AATGCTCAGTAAACCAAGTGAAAGTTGGTTCAGATGATGTTAGTCAAACACAAGAAGTGACAGTTGGGTCAGAAGATATAAGACAAATTCAAGAAGTGCAGTGCAGCACATCGAGTGATGTTTCAGATGCTCAACATGTTGTGAAGGTTGAAGCAGTGACTGAAGTAACTGACTCAACACTCAGTTCTCATACATTGTCGGATGATGTTGAGGTTAGAGCATCAATAAGACACTCAGAGATTTCAGCTGAAAAGCATTCACTTTCACTAGAG ATTGGTGCCTCTGTAATTCGATTTGTCAAGGGAAGAGA GGGATCCATgcagaaaaaaattgaagaggagATGGGAGTTAAGATTATCATTCCATCATCAAGGAAGGAGGATTCGATAA TCATCGAAGGCATTTCATTGGATAGTATAAATAAAGCTTCAGAAAGGATACAATCCATTGTTAATGAG gCAGTCAATAGCCCAAGTCTTGAGTACTCACACTTTATATCTCTTCCATTAGCTATTCATCCAGAACTGGTTGATAAgcttgttaattttcaaaaatctgtCCTGGGAATTGGTGATGCCCACCTAGATGAGAATGCAGATTGTGATTCTAGCAAGGATACTTCTGACAATGGAGACAGGGACCGAAAGTTGAATAAAAGACCTAGTGTAGTTGGAGATGACAATGAGCTTGTTCAAGTGGATGTAAAGAGCATAGATGAAAAACCTGATGTTGCAGTTGAGTGTAAAGTTGGAGATGACAATAAGCATGTTGAAGTGGACATAAAGAGTATACCTCTTGTTAGTTACACGCCTAAAGCAGCAAAGTCTTCCTTTGTATCTG ACTTGGGAATCGACAAGTCCAtatttattaaaccaaaaaccTTTCACTTAACAGTGCTGATGTTGAAGTTGTGGAACAAGGACCGAGTTAATGCAGCTACGGAGGTTTTGAAG AGTATTTCCTCAAAAGTGAAGGATGCCTTGGATAATCGACCCATCTTTGTAAGACTAAAGGGGCTG GATTGCATGAGAGGTTCTTTGGCCAAAGCTCGTGTTGTCTATGCTCCAGTGGAAGAAATAGGTGATGATGGTCGACTTCTCCGTGCATGTC AAGTCATTATTGATGCATTTAATGAAGCTGGACTTGTGCTTGAGAAAGATGCTAAACAGAAATTGAAG TTGCACGCAACTGTAATGAATGCAAGGCATCAGAAAAG ATTGTACAGGAAGAGTGGGACAAGAAAGCTCGATTCGTTTGATGCACGAGACATTTTCAAGCAATATGGATCTGAGGAATGGGGAGAGTATATTATCCGTGAGGCTCATCTTTCACAGAgatttttatttgatgaaagTGGATATTATCATTGCTGTGCTTCAGTACCTTTTCCTGAAGATATGAAAGCAAACTGA
- the LOC123219374 gene encoding uncharacterized protein LOC123219374 isoform X3, giving the protein MLSFSSRPLLLFRIDRLLRLKRTYLKPTPVDYLQGRCFYYNLSCNWKMDRTKEKSDVVYTVKKPKNNYLVWRPVSSQASFAEECSVNQVKVGSDDVSQTQEVTVGSEDIRQIQEVQCSTSSDVSDAQHVVKVEAVTEVTDSTLSSHTLSDDVEVRASIRHSEISAEKHSLSLEVVIGLSIIGASVIRFVKGREGSMQKKIEEEMGVKIIIPSSRKEDSIIIEGISLDSINKASERIQSIVNEAVNSPSLEYSHFISLPLAIHPELVDKLVNFQKSVLGIGDAHLDENADCDSSKDTSDNGDRDRKLNKRPSVVGDDNELVQVDVKSIDEKPDVAVECKVGDDNKHVEVDIKSIPLVSYTPKAAKSSFVSADLGIDKSIFIKPKTFHLTVLMLKLWNKDRVNAATEVLKSISSKVKDALDNRPIFVRLKGLDCMRGSLAKARVVYAPVEEIGDDGRLLRACQVIIDAFNEAGLVLEKDAKQKLKLHATVMNARHQKRKSGTRKLDSFDARDIFKQYGSEEWGEYIIREAHLSQRFLFDESGYYHCCASVPFPEDMKAN; this is encoded by the exons ATGTTGAGTTTCAGCAGCAGGCCTCTCCTGCTTTTCAG AATAGACCGTTTACTGAGATTAAAACGCACTTATTTGAAACCAACTCCGGTTGATTACCTTCAG GGACGCTGTTTTTACTATAATTTGAGCTGTAATTGGAAGATGGATAGGACAAAAGAAAAGTCAGATGTTGTGTACACGGTCAAAAAGCCAAAAAACAATTATCTTGTATGGAGACCCGTCAGTAGTCAAGCCAGTTTCGCTGAAG AATGCTCAGTAAACCAAGTGAAAGTTGGTTCAGATGATGTTAGTCAAACACAAGAAGTGACAGTTGGGTCAGAAGATATAAGACAAATTCAAGAAGTGCAGTGCAGCACATCGAGTGATGTTTCAGATGCTCAACATGTTGTGAAGGTTGAAGCAGTGACTGAAGTAACTGACTCAACACTCAGTTCTCATACATTGTCGGATGATGTTGAGGTTAGAGCATCAATAAGACACTCAGAGATTTCAGCTGAAAAGCATTCACTTTCACTAGAGGTAGTGATTGGCTTGTCAATA ATTGGTGCCTCTGTAATTCGATTTGTCAAGGGAAGAGA GGGATCCATgcagaaaaaaattgaagaggagATGGGAGTTAAGATTATCATTCCATCATCAAGGAAGGAGGATTCGATAA TCATCGAAGGCATTTCATTGGATAGTATAAATAAAGCTTCAGAAAGGATACAATCCATTGTTAATGAG gCAGTCAATAGCCCAAGTCTTGAGTACTCACACTTTATATCTCTTCCATTAGCTATTCATCCAGAACTGGTTGATAAgcttgttaattttcaaaaatctgtCCTGGGAATTGGTGATGCCCACCTAGATGAGAATGCAGATTGTGATTCTAGCAAGGATACTTCTGACAATGGAGACAGGGACCGAAAGTTGAATAAAAGACCTAGTGTAGTTGGAGATGACAATGAGCTTGTTCAAGTGGATGTAAAGAGCATAGATGAAAAACCTGATGTTGCAGTTGAGTGTAAAGTTGGAGATGACAATAAGCATGTTGAAGTGGACATAAAGAGTATACCTCTTGTTAGTTACACGCCTAAAGCAGCAAAGTCTTCCTTTGTATCTG CAGACTTGGGAATCGACAAGTCCAtatttattaaaccaaaaaccTTTCACTTAACAGTGCTGATGTTGAAGTTGTGGAACAAGGACCGAGTTAATGCAGCTACGGAGGTTTTGAAG AGTATTTCCTCAAAAGTGAAGGATGCCTTGGATAATCGACCCATCTTTGTAAGACTAAAGGGGCTG GATTGCATGAGAGGTTCTTTGGCCAAAGCTCGTGTTGTCTATGCTCCAGTGGAAGAAATAGGTGATGATGGTCGACTTCTCCGTGCATGTC AAGTCATTATTGATGCATTTAATGAAGCTGGACTTGTGCTTGAGAAAGATGCTAAACAGAAATTGAAG TTGCACGCAACTGTAATGAATGCAAGGCATCAGAAAAG GAAGAGTGGGACAAGAAAGCTCGATTCGTTTGATGCACGAGACATTTTCAAGCAATATGGATCTGAGGAATGGGGAGAGTATATTATCCGTGAGGCTCATCTTTCACAGAgatttttatttgatgaaagTGGATATTATCATTGCTGTGCTTCAGTACCTTTTCCTGAAGATATGAAAGCAAACTGA
- the LOC123219374 gene encoding uncharacterized protein LOC123219374 isoform X5: MLSFSSRPLLLFRIDRLLRLKRTYLKPTPGRCFYYNLSCNWKMDRTKEKSDVVYTVKKPKNNYLVWRPVSSQASFAEECSVNQVKVGSDDVSQTQEVTVGSEDIRQIQEVQCSTSSDVSDAQHVVKVEAVTEVTDSTLSSHTLSDDVEVRASIRHSEISAEKHSLSLEVVIGLSIIGASVIRFVKGREGSMQKKIEEEMGVKIIIPSSRKEDSIIIEGISLDSINKASERIQSIVNEAVNSPSLEYSHFISLPLAIHPELVDKLVNFQKSVLGIGDAHLDENADCDSSKDTSDNGDRDRKLNKRPSVVGDDNELVQVDVKSIDEKPDVAVECKVGDDNKHVEVDIKSIPLVSYTPKAAKSSFVSADLGIDKSIFIKPKTFHLTVLMLKLWNKDRVNAATEVLKSISSKVKDALDNRPIFVRLKGLDCMRGSLAKARVVYAPVEEIGDDGRLLRACQVIIDAFNEAGLVLEKDAKQKLKLHATVMNARHQKRLYRKSGTRKLDSFDARDIFKQYGSEEWGEYIIREAHLSQRFLFDESGYYHCCASVPFPEDMKAN, translated from the exons ATGTTGAGTTTCAGCAGCAGGCCTCTCCTGCTTTTCAG AATAGACCGTTTACTGAGATTAAAACGCACTTATTTGAAACCAACTCCG GGACGCTGTTTTTACTATAATTTGAGCTGTAATTGGAAGATGGATAGGACAAAAGAAAAGTCAGATGTTGTGTACACGGTCAAAAAGCCAAAAAACAATTATCTTGTATGGAGACCCGTCAGTAGTCAAGCCAGTTTCGCTGAAG AATGCTCAGTAAACCAAGTGAAAGTTGGTTCAGATGATGTTAGTCAAACACAAGAAGTGACAGTTGGGTCAGAAGATATAAGACAAATTCAAGAAGTGCAGTGCAGCACATCGAGTGATGTTTCAGATGCTCAACATGTTGTGAAGGTTGAAGCAGTGACTGAAGTAACTGACTCAACACTCAGTTCTCATACATTGTCGGATGATGTTGAGGTTAGAGCATCAATAAGACACTCAGAGATTTCAGCTGAAAAGCATTCACTTTCACTAGAGGTAGTGATTGGCTTGTCAATA ATTGGTGCCTCTGTAATTCGATTTGTCAAGGGAAGAGA GGGATCCATgcagaaaaaaattgaagaggagATGGGAGTTAAGATTATCATTCCATCATCAAGGAAGGAGGATTCGATAA TCATCGAAGGCATTTCATTGGATAGTATAAATAAAGCTTCAGAAAGGATACAATCCATTGTTAATGAG gCAGTCAATAGCCCAAGTCTTGAGTACTCACACTTTATATCTCTTCCATTAGCTATTCATCCAGAACTGGTTGATAAgcttgttaattttcaaaaatctgtCCTGGGAATTGGTGATGCCCACCTAGATGAGAATGCAGATTGTGATTCTAGCAAGGATACTTCTGACAATGGAGACAGGGACCGAAAGTTGAATAAAAGACCTAGTGTAGTTGGAGATGACAATGAGCTTGTTCAAGTGGATGTAAAGAGCATAGATGAAAAACCTGATGTTGCAGTTGAGTGTAAAGTTGGAGATGACAATAAGCATGTTGAAGTGGACATAAAGAGTATACCTCTTGTTAGTTACACGCCTAAAGCAGCAAAGTCTTCCTTTGTATCTG CAGACTTGGGAATCGACAAGTCCAtatttattaaaccaaaaaccTTTCACTTAACAGTGCTGATGTTGAAGTTGTGGAACAAGGACCGAGTTAATGCAGCTACGGAGGTTTTGAAG AGTATTTCCTCAAAAGTGAAGGATGCCTTGGATAATCGACCCATCTTTGTAAGACTAAAGGGGCTG GATTGCATGAGAGGTTCTTTGGCCAAAGCTCGTGTTGTCTATGCTCCAGTGGAAGAAATAGGTGATGATGGTCGACTTCTCCGTGCATGTC AAGTCATTATTGATGCATTTAATGAAGCTGGACTTGTGCTTGAGAAAGATGCTAAACAGAAATTGAAG TTGCACGCAACTGTAATGAATGCAAGGCATCAGAAAAG ATTGTACAGGAAGAGTGGGACAAGAAAGCTCGATTCGTTTGATGCACGAGACATTTTCAAGCAATATGGATCTGAGGAATGGGGAGAGTATATTATCCGTGAGGCTCATCTTTCACAGAgatttttatttgatgaaagTGGATATTATCATTGCTGTGCTTCAGTACCTTTTCCTGAAGATATGAAAGCAAACTGA
- the LOC123219374 gene encoding uncharacterized protein LOC123219374 isoform X1, whose product MLSFSSRPLLLFRIDRLLRLKRTYLKPTPVDYLQGRCFYYNLSCNWKMDRTKEKSDVVYTVKKPKNNYLVWRPVSSQASFAEECSVNQVKVGSDDVSQTQEVTVGSEDIRQIQEVQCSTSSDVSDAQHVVKVEAVTEVTDSTLSSHTLSDDVEVRASIRHSEISAEKHSLSLEVVIGLSIIGASVIRFVKGREGSMQKKIEEEMGVKIIIPSSRKEDSIIIEGISLDSINKASERIQSIVNEAVNSPSLEYSHFISLPLAIHPELVDKLVNFQKSVLGIGDAHLDENADCDSSKDTSDNGDRDRKLNKRPSVVGDDNELVQVDVKSIDEKPDVAVECKVGDDNKHVEVDIKSIPLVSYTPKAAKSSFVSADLGIDKSIFIKPKTFHLTVLMLKLWNKDRVNAATEVLKSISSKVKDALDNRPIFVRLKGLDCMRGSLAKARVVYAPVEEIGDDGRLLRACQVIIDAFNEAGLVLEKDAKQKLKLHATVMNARHQKRLYRKSGTRKLDSFDARDIFKQYGSEEWGEYIIREAHLSQRFLFDESGYYHCCASVPFPEDMKAN is encoded by the exons ATGTTGAGTTTCAGCAGCAGGCCTCTCCTGCTTTTCAG AATAGACCGTTTACTGAGATTAAAACGCACTTATTTGAAACCAACTCCGGTTGATTACCTTCAG GGACGCTGTTTTTACTATAATTTGAGCTGTAATTGGAAGATGGATAGGACAAAAGAAAAGTCAGATGTTGTGTACACGGTCAAAAAGCCAAAAAACAATTATCTTGTATGGAGACCCGTCAGTAGTCAAGCCAGTTTCGCTGAAG AATGCTCAGTAAACCAAGTGAAAGTTGGTTCAGATGATGTTAGTCAAACACAAGAAGTGACAGTTGGGTCAGAAGATATAAGACAAATTCAAGAAGTGCAGTGCAGCACATCGAGTGATGTTTCAGATGCTCAACATGTTGTGAAGGTTGAAGCAGTGACTGAAGTAACTGACTCAACACTCAGTTCTCATACATTGTCGGATGATGTTGAGGTTAGAGCATCAATAAGACACTCAGAGATTTCAGCTGAAAAGCATTCACTTTCACTAGAGGTAGTGATTGGCTTGTCAATA ATTGGTGCCTCTGTAATTCGATTTGTCAAGGGAAGAGA GGGATCCATgcagaaaaaaattgaagaggagATGGGAGTTAAGATTATCATTCCATCATCAAGGAAGGAGGATTCGATAA TCATCGAAGGCATTTCATTGGATAGTATAAATAAAGCTTCAGAAAGGATACAATCCATTGTTAATGAG gCAGTCAATAGCCCAAGTCTTGAGTACTCACACTTTATATCTCTTCCATTAGCTATTCATCCAGAACTGGTTGATAAgcttgttaattttcaaaaatctgtCCTGGGAATTGGTGATGCCCACCTAGATGAGAATGCAGATTGTGATTCTAGCAAGGATACTTCTGACAATGGAGACAGGGACCGAAAGTTGAATAAAAGACCTAGTGTAGTTGGAGATGACAATGAGCTTGTTCAAGTGGATGTAAAGAGCATAGATGAAAAACCTGATGTTGCAGTTGAGTGTAAAGTTGGAGATGACAATAAGCATGTTGAAGTGGACATAAAGAGTATACCTCTTGTTAGTTACACGCCTAAAGCAGCAAAGTCTTCCTTTGTATCTG CAGACTTGGGAATCGACAAGTCCAtatttattaaaccaaaaaccTTTCACTTAACAGTGCTGATGTTGAAGTTGTGGAACAAGGACCGAGTTAATGCAGCTACGGAGGTTTTGAAG AGTATTTCCTCAAAAGTGAAGGATGCCTTGGATAATCGACCCATCTTTGTAAGACTAAAGGGGCTG GATTGCATGAGAGGTTCTTTGGCCAAAGCTCGTGTTGTCTATGCTCCAGTGGAAGAAATAGGTGATGATGGTCGACTTCTCCGTGCATGTC AAGTCATTATTGATGCATTTAATGAAGCTGGACTTGTGCTTGAGAAAGATGCTAAACAGAAATTGAAG TTGCACGCAACTGTAATGAATGCAAGGCATCAGAAAAG ATTGTACAGGAAGAGTGGGACAAGAAAGCTCGATTCGTTTGATGCACGAGACATTTTCAAGCAATATGGATCTGAGGAATGGGGAGAGTATATTATCCGTGAGGCTCATCTTTCACAGAgatttttatttgatgaaagTGGATATTATCATTGCTGTGCTTCAGTACCTTTTCCTGAAGATATGAAAGCAAACTGA
- the LOC123219374 gene encoding uncharacterized protein LOC123219374 isoform X6 has protein sequence MLSFSSRPLLLFRIDRLLRLKRTYLKPTPVDYLQGRCFYYNLSCNWKMDRTKEKSDVVYTVKKPKNNYLVWRPVSSQASFAEECSVNQVKVGSDDVSQTQEVTVGSEDIRQIQEVQCSTSSDVSDAQHVVKVEAVTEVTDSTLSSHTLSDDVEVRASIRHSEISAEKHSLSLEIGASVIRFVKGREGSMQKKIEEEMGVKIIIPSSRKEDSIIIEGISLDSINKASERIQSIVNEAVNSPSLEYSHFISLPLAIHPELVDKLVNFQKSVLGIGDAHLDENADCDSSKDTSDNGDRDRKLNKRPSVVGDDNELVQVDVKSIDEKPDVAVECKVGDDNKHVEVDIKSIPLVSYTPKAAKSSFVSADLGIDKSIFIKPKTFHLTVLMLKLWNKDRVNAATEVLKSISSKVKDALDNRPIFVRLKGLDCMRGSLAKARVVYAPVEEIGDDGRLLRACQVIIDAFNEAGLVLEKDAKQKLKLHATVMNARHQKRLYRKSGTRKLDSFDARDIFKQYGSEEWGEYIIREAHLSQRFLFDESGYYHCCASVPFPEDMKAN, from the exons ATGTTGAGTTTCAGCAGCAGGCCTCTCCTGCTTTTCAG AATAGACCGTTTACTGAGATTAAAACGCACTTATTTGAAACCAACTCCGGTTGATTACCTTCAG GGACGCTGTTTTTACTATAATTTGAGCTGTAATTGGAAGATGGATAGGACAAAAGAAAAGTCAGATGTTGTGTACACGGTCAAAAAGCCAAAAAACAATTATCTTGTATGGAGACCCGTCAGTAGTCAAGCCAGTTTCGCTGAAG AATGCTCAGTAAACCAAGTGAAAGTTGGTTCAGATGATGTTAGTCAAACACAAGAAGTGACAGTTGGGTCAGAAGATATAAGACAAATTCAAGAAGTGCAGTGCAGCACATCGAGTGATGTTTCAGATGCTCAACATGTTGTGAAGGTTGAAGCAGTGACTGAAGTAACTGACTCAACACTCAGTTCTCATACATTGTCGGATGATGTTGAGGTTAGAGCATCAATAAGACACTCAGAGATTTCAGCTGAAAAGCATTCACTTTCACTAGAG ATTGGTGCCTCTGTAATTCGATTTGTCAAGGGAAGAGA GGGATCCATgcagaaaaaaattgaagaggagATGGGAGTTAAGATTATCATTCCATCATCAAGGAAGGAGGATTCGATAA TCATCGAAGGCATTTCATTGGATAGTATAAATAAAGCTTCAGAAAGGATACAATCCATTGTTAATGAG gCAGTCAATAGCCCAAGTCTTGAGTACTCACACTTTATATCTCTTCCATTAGCTATTCATCCAGAACTGGTTGATAAgcttgttaattttcaaaaatctgtCCTGGGAATTGGTGATGCCCACCTAGATGAGAATGCAGATTGTGATTCTAGCAAGGATACTTCTGACAATGGAGACAGGGACCGAAAGTTGAATAAAAGACCTAGTGTAGTTGGAGATGACAATGAGCTTGTTCAAGTGGATGTAAAGAGCATAGATGAAAAACCTGATGTTGCAGTTGAGTGTAAAGTTGGAGATGACAATAAGCATGTTGAAGTGGACATAAAGAGTATACCTCTTGTTAGTTACACGCCTAAAGCAGCAAAGTCTTCCTTTGTATCTG CAGACTTGGGAATCGACAAGTCCAtatttattaaaccaaaaaccTTTCACTTAACAGTGCTGATGTTGAAGTTGTGGAACAAGGACCGAGTTAATGCAGCTACGGAGGTTTTGAAG AGTATTTCCTCAAAAGTGAAGGATGCCTTGGATAATCGACCCATCTTTGTAAGACTAAAGGGGCTG GATTGCATGAGAGGTTCTTTGGCCAAAGCTCGTGTTGTCTATGCTCCAGTGGAAGAAATAGGTGATGATGGTCGACTTCTCCGTGCATGTC AAGTCATTATTGATGCATTTAATGAAGCTGGACTTGTGCTTGAGAAAGATGCTAAACAGAAATTGAAG TTGCACGCAACTGTAATGAATGCAAGGCATCAGAAAAG ATTGTACAGGAAGAGTGGGACAAGAAAGCTCGATTCGTTTGATGCACGAGACATTTTCAAGCAATATGGATCTGAGGAATGGGGAGAGTATATTATCCGTGAGGCTCATCTTTCACAGAgatttttatttgatgaaagTGGATATTATCATTGCTGTGCTTCAGTACCTTTTCCTGAAGATATGAAAGCAAACTGA